In one window of Desulfonatronospira thiodismutans ASO3-1 DNA:
- a CDS encoding F0F1 ATP synthase subunit gamma: MASFREIQRKIGAVKKTKQITKAMNMVASAKLRGAQQRIERFRPYAEKYYEILSDLSSRVDSSIHPLLEKREEINNVGIIVVTSDKGLCGSFNANLCQMGARLAREKKDQGQQVKFLCVGKKGRDFFRKRGYELLEAYPEVMNNFDFQLANDIGTRVINSYLEKDLDEVHLIFGEFHSMVKQVPTASQVLPVVQAEVAEAEGPQSEYLFEPSVEGLLAEILPRYIKVQVYRGLLDTSCSEHAARMTAMDNATKNCDEMVDQLTLAYNKARQAAITTELMDIVGGAEALKQG, from the coding sequence ATGGCATCATTCAGGGAAATACAAAGGAAAATCGGCGCGGTCAAAAAGACCAAGCAGATTACCAAGGCCATGAACATGGTGGCCTCGGCCAAGCTGCGCGGGGCGCAGCAGCGCATTGAGCGCTTCCGCCCATACGCCGAGAAGTACTACGAGATCCTGTCCGATCTCTCCTCCAGGGTGGATTCCAGCATCCATCCTCTTCTGGAAAAGAGGGAGGAGATCAATAACGTAGGTATTATCGTTGTCACTTCAGACAAGGGTCTTTGCGGCAGCTTCAATGCTAATCTCTGCCAGATGGGTGCCCGCCTGGCCAGGGAAAAAAAAGACCAGGGCCAGCAGGTAAAGTTTCTCTGTGTAGGCAAAAAGGGAAGGGATTTTTTCCGCAAGCGTGGCTACGAGCTTCTGGAAGCCTACCCCGAGGTCATGAATAACTTTGATTTTCAGCTGGCCAATGACATTGGAACCAGGGTCATCAACAGTTACCTGGAAAAAGACCTGGATGAAGTGCACCTGATTTTTGGAGAGTTTCACTCCATGGTCAAACAGGTGCCCACGGCATCCCAGGTGCTTCCGGTGGTTCAGGCTGAAGTTGCAGAGGCGGAAGGGCCGCAGAGCGAATATCTGTTTGAGCCTTCTGTGGAGGGTCTGCTGGCCGAGATTCTGCCCAGGTATATTAAGGTCCAGGTTTACCGGGGCCTTCTGGATACATCCTGCAGCGAGCACGCAGCCAGGATGACAGCTATGGACAACGCCACCAAGAACTGCGATGAGATGGTGGATCAACTAACTTTGGCCTACAACAAGGCCAGGCAGGCGGCCATTACCACGGAACTGATGGATATAGTCGGCGGTGCCGAAGCATTGAAACAAGGATAA
- the atpD gene encoding F0F1 ATP synthase subunit beta, with product MSEQNVGKVVQVIGPVVDLEFPEGKLPNIMNAIYITNPTISDEKDNLVVEVAQHMGNNVVRCISMDATDGLVRGMEGKDTGDPIRVPVGKPTLGRILNVVGRPVDEQGPVKADKYYPIHRPAPSFVEQSTSIEILETGVKVIDLMIPFPKGGKMGMFGGAGVGKTVVLMEMINNIAKNHGGISVFAGVGERTREGNDLYHEMIDAGVIDKAALIYGQMNEPPGARARVGLTALTAAEYYRDEENQDVLLFIDNIFRFTQAGTEVSALLGRMPSAVGYQPTLATDLGALQERITSTDKGSITSVQAIYVPADDLTDPSPATTFAHLDGTIVLSRPIAELGIYPAVDPLDSTSRVLDPNVISQEHYSVAREVQMILQKYKDLQDIIAILGMDELSDEDKITVSRARKMQRFLSQPFHVAEQFTGKAGRYVKIEDTIKGFREIIDGKHDDIPENAFYMVGTIDEALEKAKEV from the coding sequence ATGAGTGAACAGAATGTCGGAAAAGTTGTACAGGTCATCGGACCCGTCGTTGACCTGGAGTTCCCGGAGGGCAAACTGCCCAACATCATGAATGCTATTTACATCACCAATCCCACCATATCCGACGAGAAAGACAACCTGGTGGTTGAGGTGGCTCAACATATGGGCAACAATGTGGTCCGCTGCATATCCATGGACGCAACAGACGGCCTGGTCCGGGGTATGGAAGGCAAGGATACCGGTGATCCCATCAGGGTACCGGTGGGCAAACCCACCCTGGGCCGCATTCTAAACGTTGTCGGCCGCCCGGTGGACGAACAGGGCCCGGTCAAGGCCGACAAATATTATCCCATTCACAGGCCTGCTCCTTCATTCGTCGAGCAGAGCACCAGCATTGAGATCCTGGAAACCGGGGTCAAGGTCATCGACCTGATGATCCCCTTTCCCAAGGGCGGTAAAATGGGAATGTTCGGCGGCGCAGGAGTGGGCAAGACAGTTGTGCTCATGGAAATGATCAACAACATCGCCAAAAACCACGGCGGTATTTCCGTTTTCGCCGGGGTCGGGGAAAGAACCCGTGAAGGCAACGACCTGTACCACGAAATGATTGACGCCGGGGTTATCGACAAGGCCGCTCTTATTTACGGTCAGATGAACGAACCTCCGGGAGCCCGGGCCAGAGTCGGGCTGACCGCGCTGACTGCCGCGGAATACTACCGTGACGAGGAAAACCAGGATGTTCTTCTGTTCATCGACAATATATTCCGTTTTACCCAGGCCGGTACCGAGGTTTCGGCACTTCTGGGACGCATGCCCTCTGCTGTGGGTTATCAGCCCACCCTGGCCACAGACCTGGGTGCCCTGCAGGAACGTATCACCTCCACGGACAAGGGTTCCATCACCTCGGTTCAGGCCATTTATGTGCCTGCAGACGACCTGACTGACCCGTCTCCGGCCACTACCTTTGCCCACCTGGACGGGACCATTGTTCTCTCCAGGCCAATTGCTGAGCTGGGTATTTATCCCGCTGTGGATCCTCTGGACTCTACTTCCAGGGTGCTTGATCCCAACGTTATCAGCCAGGAGCATTACAGCGTGGCCCGTGAGGTGCAGATGATCCTGCAGAAATACAAGGACCTGCAGGATATCATCGCCATTCTGGGTATGGATGAACTGTCCGACGAGGACAAAATCACTGTGTCCAGGGCCAGGAAGATGCAGCGTTTTCTGTCTCAGCCCTTTCATGTTGCTGAGCAGTTTACAGGCAAGGCCGGACGCTACGTCAAGATCGAGGACACCATTAAGGGCTTCAGGGAAATCATCGACGGCAAGCACGACGACATTCCTGAAAACGCATTCTACATGGTCGGAACCATTGACGAAGCCCTGGAAAAGGCCAAAGAGGTCTAG